The following coding sequences are from one Azospirillum sp. TSH100 window:
- a CDS encoding AMP-binding protein produces MLAALAAAQAAGQGLLLARGTVDPNGWLPGQGFTVTLESSGTTGTPKRLRHDFSRLRGRLRGVAEEGARWLLTYDPGAFAGLQVMLTAAAAGALLVAVPDAGAGTVAALATAARRHGVTHVSGTPSFWRAFLMALGDAELPLAAVTLGGETADQPILDRLAERFPKARLRHIYASTEAGALFAVADGRAGFPAGWLDEAPDGLELRIADNVLEVRSPRAAPGAVDADGWLSTGDLVERWGDRVLFTGRLDGLVNVGGVKVSPEAVERRLLAVDGVADATVLAVASPITGHLLTATIVPVPGAEETTLRAALRAATADLPPAARPRVLTFADHIPLSAAGKKSRKGSQ; encoded by the coding sequence GTGCTGGCCGCCCTGGCCGCTGCGCAGGCGGCGGGGCAGGGACTGTTGCTGGCCCGCGGCACCGTGGATCCGAACGGGTGGCTGCCGGGGCAGGGCTTCACCGTCACGCTGGAAAGTTCCGGCACCACAGGGACACCCAAGCGCCTGCGCCATGATTTCTCCCGTTTGCGCGGCCGCCTGCGTGGCGTGGCGGAGGAGGGAGCCCGCTGGCTGCTGACCTATGATCCCGGCGCCTTCGCCGGCCTGCAGGTGATGCTGACTGCGGCGGCGGCCGGGGCGCTGCTGGTCGCCGTGCCGGATGCGGGTGCCGGCACCGTCGCCGCGCTGGCGACGGCGGCGCGGCGGCATGGCGTGACCCATGTCAGCGGCACGCCCAGCTTCTGGCGCGCCTTCCTGATGGCGCTCGGCGATGCCGAACTGCCGCTGGCTGCGGTGACCCTTGGCGGCGAGACGGCCGACCAGCCGATTCTCGACCGGTTGGCGGAACGCTTTCCCAAGGCGCGGCTGCGCCACATCTATGCGTCGACCGAGGCGGGCGCGCTGTTTGCCGTCGCCGACGGCCGGGCCGGCTTTCCGGCTGGCTGGCTGGACGAGGCGCCGGATGGGCTGGAGCTTCGCATCGCCGATAACGTGCTGGAGGTGCGGAGCCCGCGCGCTGCGCCGGGGGCGGTCGATGCCGATGGCTGGCTGTCCACCGGCGATCTCGTGGAGCGTTGGGGCGACCGGGTGCTGTTCACCGGCCGGCTGGACGGGCTGGTCAATGTCGGCGGAGTGAAGGTCTCGCCGGAAGCGGTGGAGCGCCGTCTGCTGGCGGTCGACGGGGTGGCCGATGCCACGGTTCTGGCGGTGGCGAGCCCGATCACCGGCCATCTGCTGACCGCTACGATCGTACCGGTTCCCGGTGCGGAGGAGACCACTCTGCGCGCCGCCCTGCGGGCGGCCACCGCCGATCTGCCGCCGGCCGCCCGTCCGCGCGTCCTGACCTTCGCCGACCATATCCCGCTGAGCGCCGCGGGCAAGAAGAGCCGAAAGGGATCCCAATGA
- a CDS encoding phosphopantetheine-binding protein — MTDSIFALIAEELGRIAADKGELLPPLTADSRFLDGDLPIDSLDLATLLVVLEQRTGQDPFRAGFRQFTTVGELAALYTVSA, encoded by the coding sequence ATGACCGACAGCATCTTCGCCCTGATCGCCGAGGAACTTGGCCGTATCGCCGCCGACAAGGGGGAATTGCTGCCGCCCCTGACGGCGGACAGCCGCTTCCTGGACGGGGATCTGCCCATTGATTCCCTCGACCTCGCCACGCTGCTGGTGGTGCTGGAACAGCGGACCGGGCAGGATCCTTTCCGCGCGGGCTTCCGCCAGTTCACCACCGTCGGTGAACTGGCGGCGCTCTACACCGTTTCGGCATGA
- a CDS encoding alpha/beta fold hydrolase: MPVSRPVSARPVSEASRLRAGVATVAGGPAAYLSVGSGGVPVLLLHGFAGDRLTWQFNLSALSSRRRAIAVDLPGHGGSTPDVGSGRVADFAPWLVEFLDGLELPQVHVVGHSMGGYVARELAGLAPDRVASLTLLSSAGLGTPFDLGFLRRAVAPADVAEGRACAERLFAGPSLLIPRFGEVLYAQGADPVRRAGLERIIEVSFAAHADGGGPPVDWSAYPMPVQVLWGREDHIIPLPPSGRLPASAPFHVFDNAGHLPHIEAASPVTATIRAFLDGCDDGRAASHSAEPTRP, from the coding sequence GTGCCCGTTTCCCGGCCCGTTTCGGCCCGCCCCGTTTCGGAAGCAAGCCGCCTGCGTGCCGGCGTCGCCACCGTCGCCGGTGGGCCGGCGGCTTATCTGTCGGTCGGCAGCGGCGGCGTTCCCGTCCTGCTTCTGCATGGCTTTGCCGGCGACCGCCTGACCTGGCAGTTCAACCTGTCGGCCCTGTCGTCGCGCCGTCGCGCCATCGCCGTTGACCTGCCGGGCCATGGCGGATCGACGCCGGACGTCGGAAGCGGCCGGGTCGCCGACTTCGCCCCTTGGCTGGTTGAATTCCTCGACGGGTTGGAACTGCCGCAGGTGCATGTGGTCGGCCATTCGATGGGTGGCTATGTCGCCCGCGAACTGGCCGGGCTGGCCCCTGACCGGGTGGCGAGTCTGACCCTGCTGTCCAGCGCCGGGCTGGGAACGCCCTTCGACCTGGGTTTCCTGCGCCGGGCCGTCGCGCCCGCCGACGTGGCGGAGGGCCGCGCCTGCGCCGAGCGTTTGTTCGCCGGCCCCTCGCTATTGATCCCCCGCTTCGGCGAGGTGCTGTACGCCCAGGGCGCCGACCCGGTTCGCCGCGCCGGGCTGGAACGCATCATCGAGGTGTCCTTCGCCGCCCATGCCGATGGCGGCGGCCCTCCGGTCGACTGGAGCGCCTATCCGATGCCGGTACAGGTTCTGTGGGGCCGCGAAGACCATATCATCCCATTGCCGCCCTCCGGTCGCCTGCCCGCGTCCGCCCCTTTCCACGTCTTCGACAATGCCGGCCATCTGCCGCACATCGAGGCCGCCAGCCCGGTGACCGCCACCATCCGGGCCTTCCTGGATGGCTGCGACGATGGCCGGGCGGCGTCCCACTCCGCTGAGCCGACCAGACCATGA
- a CDS encoding acyl carrier protein produces the protein MDRNEFLLALDEMLELDPGTLTGDETLESLDAWDSLAVISFIALVDEKTGVVVEGEKLAKAKTVGDLLALAGAPVTA, from the coding sequence ATGGATCGCAATGAATTCCTTCTCGCCCTTGACGAGATGCTCGAACTGGATCCCGGCACGCTGACTGGCGACGAGACCCTGGAATCGCTGGATGCTTGGGATTCGCTGGCGGTCATCAGCTTCATCGCGCTGGTGGACGAGAAGACCGGCGTCGTTGTGGAAGGCGAGAAGCTGGCCAAGGCCAAGACGGTCGGCGATCTGCTGGCCCTGGCGGGTGCTCCGGTTACGGCCTGA
- a CDS encoding cytidylyltransferase domain-containing protein, with protein MGKPRIVAISQARMTSTRLPGKVLMPAAGRPLLAHHLERLSRTPRLDAVVLATTVNTTDDPVAACAQGLGITVFRGDEQDVLGRFAGAAALAGADLVVRVTADCPLIDPALVGRLIATFQQSQPLDYLSIDSTRYPRGLDAEIFPRRLLDEAAATATDPAEREHVTPYIYNHPDRFRLGMALVPDISADPADSWLEGQRWCVDEPADYELVRRLLEALLPSDPGFGWQDCCRTLREHPDWVDINRSVRQKTLH; from the coding sequence ATGGGTAAACCGCGCATCGTTGCCATTTCCCAGGCCCGCATGACCTCCACCCGGCTACCCGGCAAGGTGCTGATGCCGGCGGCCGGCCGGCCGCTGTTGGCCCACCATCTGGAGCGGCTGTCCCGTACTCCCAGGCTCGATGCGGTGGTGTTGGCGACGACGGTGAACACCACCGACGATCCGGTGGCGGCCTGCGCGCAGGGTTTGGGCATCACGGTGTTCCGTGGTGACGAACAGGACGTGCTGGGCCGCTTCGCCGGCGCGGCGGCGCTGGCCGGGGCCGATCTGGTGGTGCGCGTCACCGCTGACTGTCCGCTGATCGATCCGGCCCTGGTCGGCCGTCTGATCGCCACTTTTCAGCAAAGCCAGCCGCTGGATTACCTGTCGATCGACAGCACCCGCTACCCCCGTGGCCTCGATGCCGAGATCTTCCCGCGCCGCCTGCTGGACGAGGCGGCGGCCACCGCCACCGACCCGGCGGAGCGGGAGCATGTCACCCCCTACATCTACAATCATCCCGATCGTTTCCGGCTGGGGATGGCGCTTGTCCCCGACATATCGGCGGATCCGGCAGATTCGTGGTTGGAAGGTCAACGCTGGTGCGTCGACGAGCCCGCCGACTATGAGCTGGTGCGTCGCCTGCTGGAGGCGCTGCTGCCGTCCGACCCCGGTTTCGGCTGGCAGGATTGTTGCAGAACTCTTCGCGAACACCCTGATTGGGTGGACATCAACCGTTCGGTCCGGCAAAAGACGCTGCACTGA
- the pseI gene encoding pseudaminic acid synthase, translating to MSIAGRPIGRGHPPYLIAEMSGNHNGDLGRALALVDAAKEAGADAVKLQTYTADTITIAHDGPGFRLEGGLWDGRTLHDLYREAHTPWEWHAPLFERARSLGLTIFSSPFDETAIELLEDLDAPAFKIASFELIDLPLIRRAARSGKPLIISTGLATLGEIDEAVAAAGDVPLALLHCVSGYPTPPEDCNLHTIPHLAECFNGVTAGLSDHSQGIAVPVAAAVMGATVIEKHFTLSRADGGVDSAFSLEPAEFRAMADAVRTATAAMGRVDYGVKPSEAGGRDYRRSLYVVADVEAGDALTAANVRSIRPGFGMAPKHLPDVLGRRAGRRLKRGEPLGWDMLAPATEDPHG from the coding sequence ATGTCGATCGCCGGCCGTCCGATCGGCCGGGGGCATCCGCCCTATCTGATCGCGGAGATGTCGGGCAACCACAATGGCGACCTCGGCCGCGCGCTGGCCCTGGTGGACGCGGCGAAAGAGGCGGGGGCCGACGCGGTCAAGCTGCAGACCTACACCGCCGACACCATCACCATCGCCCATGATGGCCCCGGCTTCCGGCTGGAAGGTGGGCTGTGGGACGGACGCACCCTGCACGACCTCTACCGCGAGGCGCACACCCCCTGGGAATGGCATGCGCCGCTGTTCGAGCGGGCGCGGTCGCTCGGATTGACCATCTTCAGTTCCCCCTTCGACGAGACCGCGATCGAGCTGCTGGAGGATCTGGACGCTCCGGCCTTCAAGATCGCCTCGTTCGAGTTGATCGACCTGCCGTTGATCCGCCGTGCCGCCCGGTCCGGCAAGCCGCTGATCATCTCCACCGGTCTCGCCACACTGGGCGAGATCGATGAGGCGGTCGCCGCCGCCGGCGACGTGCCTCTCGCCCTTCTGCACTGCGTCAGCGGCTATCCCACCCCGCCGGAGGATTGCAACCTCCACACGATCCCGCATCTGGCGGAGTGCTTCAACGGCGTCACCGCCGGCCTCTCCGACCACAGCCAGGGCATCGCCGTGCCGGTCGCCGCCGCGGTGATGGGCGCCACGGTGATCGAGAAGCATTTCACCCTGTCGCGCGCCGATGGCGGGGTCGACAGCGCCTTCTCGCTTGAGCCGGCGGAGTTCAGAGCGATGGCCGACGCCGTCCGTACGGCGACCGCCGCCATGGGCCGGGTCGATTACGGGGTGAAGCCCAGCGAGGCTGGCGGGCGCGACTATCGCCGCTCCCTCTATGTCGTCGCCGACGTCGAGGCGGGGGACGCGCTGACCGCAGCCAACGTCCGTTCCATCCGCCCCGGCTTCGGCATGGCGCCCAAGCATCTGCCGGACGTGCTCGGCCGCCGCGCCGGCCGCCGCCTGAAGCGCGGGGAACCGCTGGGCTGGGACATGCTGGCGCCCGCGACGGAGGACCCGCATGGGTAA
- a CDS encoding pentapeptide repeat-containing protein, which translates to MVQNRTLKRLDQAQLDQAVRKHEMFRNARVGGARANLSFCDLSGLDLSGRDLAHADFVGASLRGANLSGARLDCASFFVADLRQANFDSASLIKADLRGACLRGAILVGANLFEADLRDGSLAEKDRSGHLHMVQIDSTPAEADGADLSGANLTNARMSGVMAVHTDFSDAVMRGCKLVRATMRGANFTGSNMEGADLSGADLRGACLRGAVLTGATMVMTDLTDADVEEALTDKPVGRVVAELGQSLEDLLADHMSWVGSSGAQGAMLDLSGFDLRHAPSLAHLCLTMLRAAGATLYGLDLTGVQLQAAVLDRADLRGAKLTDGDLRGISLRSAKLNNADLRNVNLRPLVFDEQRSRPADLSGAKLRYADLSGACLRSVNLGNADLSFANLRGCDLARTDLTGAKLFGAKLERRALTEGAILDGVAGLKF; encoded by the coding sequence ATGGTGCAGAATCGCACGCTCAAGCGTCTCGATCAGGCGCAACTCGATCAGGCGGTGCGCAAGCACGAGATGTTCCGCAACGCCAGGGTCGGCGGTGCGCGCGCCAACCTGTCCTTCTGCGACCTGTCGGGGCTGGACCTGTCGGGGCGTGATCTGGCCCATGCCGATTTCGTCGGTGCCAGCCTGCGCGGTGCCAATCTGTCCGGCGCGCGGCTCGACTGCGCCTCCTTCTTCGTCGCCGACCTGCGGCAGGCCAACTTCGACAGCGCCAGCCTGATCAAGGCCGATCTGCGCGGCGCCTGCCTGCGTGGGGCGATCCTGGTCGGCGCCAACCTGTTCGAGGCGGATCTGCGCGACGGCTCGCTGGCGGAAAAGGATCGGTCCGGCCATCTGCACATGGTGCAGATCGACTCCACCCCGGCGGAGGCCGACGGCGCCGACCTGTCGGGAGCCAATCTGACCAACGCCCGGATGTCCGGTGTCATGGCCGTTCATACCGACTTTTCCGACGCGGTGATGCGCGGCTGCAAGCTGGTGCGGGCGACCATGCGCGGCGCCAACTTCACCGGCTCCAACATGGAGGGTGCCGATCTGTCCGGTGCCGACCTGCGCGGCGCCTGCCTGCGCGGCGCGGTGCTGACCGGCGCCACCATGGTGATGACTGACCTGACCGACGCCGACGTGGAGGAGGCGCTGACTGACAAGCCCGTCGGCCGGGTGGTGGCGGAGCTGGGGCAGTCGCTGGAGGATCTGCTGGCCGACCATATGAGCTGGGTGGGGTCGAGCGGGGCGCAGGGCGCGATGCTTGACCTGTCCGGTTTCGACCTGCGCCATGCCCCGTCGCTGGCCCACTTGTGCCTGACCATGCTGCGTGCGGCCGGTGCGACGCTCTATGGCCTGGATCTGACCGGCGTGCAGCTGCAGGCCGCGGTGCTGGACCGGGCGGATCTGCGTGGCGCCAAATTGACCGACGGCGATCTGCGTGGCATCAGCCTGCGGAGCGCCAAGCTGAACAACGCCGATCTTCGCAACGTCAACCTCCGCCCCCTGGTGTTCGACGAGCAGCGATCCCGCCCCGCCGACCTGTCGGGGGCGAAGCTGCGCTATGCCGATCTCAGCGGCGCCTGCCTGCGCTCGGTCAATCTCGGCAATGCCGACCTGTCCTTCGCCAACCTGCGCGGCTGCGACCTCGCCAGGACCGACCTGACCGGCGCCAAGCTGTTCGGTGCCAAGCTGGAGCGCCGGGCCTTGACCGAGGGGGCGATCCTGGACGGGGTCGCCGGGTTGAAGTTCTAG
- a CDS encoding hybrid sensor histidine kinase/response regulator — MTFSAALHRIAASPRTLVAFLCALLALLGTASWATVTALDYRDTLERAESDAREAAILFDSHARGVLEASVALLQQVAGRMDGRGLNSWGERTLPEAMAVERSGRLTLLGADGSAIYGAPVAFAEPETSDGLSLLVRPLPPEEERQILPAFGHVAGQPAILLARRIHTAAGVFDGAVLVAVPVAVLEPVLKAFSDASARSVGLYRPDGIRLAGLGAPSLGPLPRLEEGGIRIDANWLVSGKPSILGVKRMITLPILSAVTIPRSTVLAPWYARMERGLAVVVAGVAALAGLSLLGAASLGREAQARQALTEANAQLEQANVQLEQRVEERTAALSALNVKLSRALEEKERANQAKGRFLSAANHDLRQPFQALRLFHHILMERLADTRDRGIAEKMGEALDAGEKLLHALLEVATLDAGVVRPQLADVPVSAVFEDLLAEFRGLAAEKGLVLRAMPTRMVIRTDRTLLTRMLGDLVRNAIRFTDRGRVTIGCRHQGNRQGRWLRIEVWDTGTGIPPDQLDNIFEDFVQLGNPERDRRQGLGLGLAKVRRKAALLGHTVEVRSRQGRGSVFAIGVPVVGTERLSSPVAVPDIDPVMAGDRLILVVEDDPIQRDAVRLLLESWDYRVVAADEGENALALFGGMKTQDGATAADEPAPDLIVSDFRLPGRLTGVQTVAKVGERLGRPVPGLILTGDTAPERIREAVATGCRLLHKPVSPEELRDAIAAILSERPGCRQAGNGEAAMENESAA; from the coding sequence TTGACATTCTCCGCCGCCCTTCACCGGATCGCCGCCTCGCCACGGACGCTGGTCGCCTTCCTGTGTGCGTTGCTGGCGCTGCTGGGAACCGCTTCATGGGCAACCGTGACGGCGCTCGATTACCGGGACACGCTCGAACGTGCCGAGAGCGACGCGCGGGAAGCGGCCATCCTGTTCGACAGCCATGCGCGCGGCGTGCTGGAGGCCAGCGTCGCCCTCCTCCAGCAGGTTGCCGGCCGGATGGACGGCCGCGGCCTGAACTCCTGGGGGGAGCGCACCCTGCCGGAGGCGATGGCGGTGGAGCGCAGCGGCCGCCTCACCTTGCTCGGCGCCGATGGATCGGCGATCTACGGCGCCCCCGTCGCCTTTGCGGAACCGGAAACCAGCGACGGCCTGTCCCTTCTGGTCCGCCCCTTACCGCCGGAGGAGGAGCGACAGATCCTGCCGGCCTTCGGGCATGTGGCGGGACAGCCGGCCATTCTTCTCGCCCGCCGCATCCACACCGCGGCGGGCGTTTTTGACGGTGCGGTTCTGGTTGCCGTACCGGTCGCGGTCCTCGAACCGGTGCTGAAGGCCTTCAGCGACGCGAGCGCCCGGTCGGTCGGCCTGTACCGTCCCGACGGCATCCGCCTTGCAGGATTGGGCGCCCCCTCGCTCGGCCCCCTGCCGCGGTTGGAGGAGGGAGGCATCCGGATCGACGCGAACTGGCTGGTGAGCGGCAAGCCCTCGATTCTCGGGGTTAAGCGGATGATCACCCTGCCGATCCTGTCGGCGGTGACGATCCCGCGCTCCACCGTTCTGGCTCCCTGGTATGCCCGGATGGAGCGCGGCCTTGCCGTGGTCGTCGCCGGCGTCGCCGCACTGGCCGGTCTCTCATTGCTCGGCGCCGCCAGCCTGGGTCGCGAGGCCCAGGCCCGTCAGGCCCTGACCGAGGCGAACGCACAGCTCGAGCAGGCCAATGTTCAACTCGAACAGCGGGTGGAGGAGCGCACGGCGGCGCTCAGCGCCCTCAATGTGAAGCTCAGCCGCGCCCTGGAGGAGAAGGAGCGTGCCAACCAGGCCAAAGGCCGATTTTTGTCGGCGGCAAACCATGATTTACGCCAACCTTTCCAGGCTTTGCGGCTGTTTCATCACATTCTGATGGAACGCCTCGCCGACACGCGCGACCGCGGAATTGCCGAGAAGATGGGCGAAGCGCTCGACGCCGGCGAGAAGCTTCTCCATGCCCTGCTGGAGGTGGCGACGCTGGATGCCGGCGTGGTGCGACCACAGCTGGCCGATGTGCCGGTGTCGGCGGTGTTCGAGGATCTGCTGGCCGAATTCCGCGGCCTGGCGGCTGAGAAGGGGCTTGTCCTGCGCGCGATGCCGACGCGCATGGTGATCCGGACCGACCGCACGCTGCTGACCCGCATGCTGGGCGATCTGGTGCGCAACGCCATCCGCTTCACCGACAGAGGCCGCGTCACGATCGGCTGCCGCCATCAGGGCAATCGTCAGGGTAGGTGGCTGCGCATCGAGGTGTGGGACACCGGCACCGGCATCCCGCCAGACCAGCTCGACAACATCTTCGAGGACTTCGTCCAGCTCGGCAATCCGGAGCGTGACCGCCGCCAGGGTCTTGGACTGGGCCTCGCCAAGGTGCGGCGCAAGGCGGCACTGCTTGGCCATACGGTGGAGGTGCGCTCCCGTCAGGGCCGCGGTTCGGTCTTCGCCATCGGCGTGCCGGTGGTTGGAACGGAACGGCTTTCCTCTCCGGTGGCGGTGCCGGATATCGATCCGGTGATGGCGGGCGACCGGTTGATCCTGGTGGTCGAGGACGACCCGATCCAGCGCGACGCCGTGCGGCTGCTGCTGGAAAGCTGGGACTATCGCGTCGTGGCAGCCGACGAGGGCGAGAACGCGTTGGCGCTGTTCGGCGGGATGAAGACTCAGGACGGCGCCACGGCGGCCGATGAGCCCGCTCCCGATCTCATCGTCAGTGACTTCCGCTTGCCGGGCCGGCTGACCGGCGTACAGACGGTGGCGAAAGTGGGGGAGCGGCTGGGCCGTCCGGTGCCCGGCCTGATCCTGACCGGCGACACGGCACCGGAACGCATCCGCGAGGCCGTTGCCACCGGCTGCCGTCTTCTGCACAAGCCGGTGTCGCCGGAGGAGCTGCGCGATGCCATTGCCGCCATCCTGTCGGAACGGCCGGGATGCCGGCAGGCCGGCAATGGCGAAGCGGCTATGGAAAACGAGTCGGCGGCGTGA
- a CDS encoding helix-turn-helix domain-containing protein, translating to MTEPNTGTQTSSGNAGLRGAPPNHSDYRPSNLTTLRTEATMLHHHDVISRAVSTDREITLEALRVFTYLSRRLHFDRSVPVLQSELADALGMQRPNVNRAIKLLETKQILLRESKLGRAITFRLNPGLEGGRA from the coding sequence ATGACGGAACCGAACACGGGAACGCAGACTTCATCCGGCAACGCGGGCCTGCGGGGCGCACCGCCGAACCATTCCGATTATCGCCCCAGCAACCTGACAACCTTGCGTACCGAGGCCACGATGCTGCATCATCATGACGTCATCTCCAGAGCCGTTTCGACCGACCGCGAGATCACTCTGGAGGCGCTTCGTGTGTTCACCTATCTGAGCCGCAGGCTCCATTTCGATCGCTCCGTTCCGGTGCTCCAGTCTGAACTGGCTGATGCGCTGGGCATGCAGCGGCCCAATGTGAACCGGGCCATCAAGCTGCTGGAAACCAAGCAGATTCTTCTGCGGGAATCCAAACTGGGGCGCGCGATCACGTTCCGGCTGAATCCGGGACTGGAGGGCGGCCGGGCCTGA
- the gpmA gene encoding 2,3-diphosphoglycerate-dependent phosphoglycerate mutase, giving the protein MHRLILLRHGQSVWNAQDRFTGWTDVGLTDRGIAETRQAAELLKAAGIDVDIAFTSVLSRAIETLHLVLRDMDRLWLPVHKHWRLNERHYGGLQGLNKAETAERHGADQVFQWRRSWNVPPPPIEPDDPRSAVSDRRYAGLARVNLPRGESLKDTTERVIPFWRDEIAPVLRLGARVLVSAHGNSLRGLVKHLDDVADQDIPLFEIPTSRPLVYELGADLAPLRRYFLGENGTVEEIVWPKREGTDSSAAA; this is encoded by the coding sequence ATGCACCGGCTGATCCTGCTGCGCCATGGCCAGAGCGTGTGGAATGCGCAAGACCGTTTCACCGGATGGACCGATGTCGGTCTGACCGACCGCGGCATCGCCGAGACCCGTCAGGCCGCCGAGTTGCTGAAGGCGGCAGGCATCGACGTGGACATCGCCTTCACCTCGGTGCTGAGCCGCGCCATCGAGACACTGCACCTCGTTCTCCGCGACATGGACCGGCTGTGGCTGCCGGTGCACAAGCACTGGCGTCTGAACGAGCGGCATTACGGCGGGTTGCAGGGACTGAACAAGGCGGAGACGGCGGAACGCCACGGGGCGGATCAGGTGTTCCAGTGGCGGCGCAGCTGGAATGTGCCGCCACCGCCAATCGAACCGGACGATCCGCGCTCGGCCGTCTCGGACCGCCGCTACGCCGGCCTCGCAAGGGTGAACCTGCCACGCGGCGAGAGCCTGAAGGACACCACCGAGCGCGTCATCCCCTTCTGGCGCGACGAGATCGCCCCGGTCTTGCGGCTGGGCGCCAGGGTGCTGGTGTCGGCCCACGGCAACAGCCTGCGCGGACTGGTCAAGCATCTGGACGACGTCGCCGATCAGGATATCCCGCTGTTCGAGATCCCCACCAGCCGCCCGCTGGTTTACGAGTTGGGTGCCGATCTGGCACCGCTGCGCCGCTATTTCCTGGGCGAGAACGGCACGGTCGAGGAGATCGTCTGGCCGAAACGCGAGGGGACGGACAGCAGCGCGGCGGCGTGA